In Papaver somniferum cultivar HN1 chromosome 1, ASM357369v1, whole genome shotgun sequence, a genomic segment contains:
- the LOC113280472 gene encoding type I inositol polyphosphate 5-phosphatase 10-like isoform X2, whose product MTLREGGGDNKKKKSFIPKLFSSREKKKDIRNPYDNSSSPYERCQTFPPDSSVANKCYSAIQSASRFRNLSFSDFPSPMTNILDTDSYRVFVATWNVGGKTPHSGMNLDDFLQVEYQADIYVLGFQEIVPLNAGNVLVIEDNEPAAKWLTLINQSLNTPGVNDVNNPSTSSDYNFSFSQSSKPKASTPRDSKNKLFFQKPSLKTFSKNFRTVKRRWLKTCNCTPDSERKYSKESCFKCQQPEVSQETSSSEEEDNSNSFTVTDITAVSSNNHLKYSLIVCKQMVGIFLTVWVRKELVQYIGHMRASCIGRGIMGYLGNKGCISVSMSLHQTTLCFVCSHLASGEKEGDELRRNLDVIEILRNTQFRKICKAPNSKMPERIVDHDRVIWLGDLNYRIALSYSETRKLLQENDWDTLFEKDQLKIEREAGRVFREWKEGKIYFAPTYKYSNNSDVYAGETITSKKKRRTPAWCDRILWHGTGIEQLSYIRGESRFSDHRPVCSVFLMEVGILDGRSKKESPNSNSNMRVEVEELLPPSSRFLSNR is encoded by the exons ATGACTCTGAGAGAAGGAGGAGGAGacaataagaagaagaag TCCTTTATCCCCAAATTATTTTCCagcagagagaagaagaaggacattAGAAATCCTTATGATAATTCCTCCT CGCCGTATGAAAGGTGCCAAACTTTCCCACCCGACTCCTCGGTTGCGAATAAATGCTATTCAG CAATCCAGTCTGCATCAAGGTTTAGGAATCTGAGTTTTAGTGACTTCCCTTCTCCAATGACGAATATCTTGGACACCGATTCCTACAG AGTGTTTGTAGCAACGTGGAATGTAGGAGGAAAGACTCCCCACAGTGGCATGAATCTGGACGATTTTCTTCAGGTCGAATATCAAGCAGACATTTATGTTTTGGG GTTTCAAGAAATAGTCCCCTTAAATGCTGGAAATGTGCTAGTCATAGAAGACAACGAGCCTGCTGCTAAATGGTTAACACTGATCAATCAGTCATTGAACACACCAGGGGTTAACGATGTGAATAACCCAAGCACTTCCTCTGACTACAATTTCTCCTTTTCTCAATCTTCAAAACCAAAAGCATCGACCCCTAGAGATTCAAAAAACAAACTCTTCTTCCAGAAACCATCCCTTAAGACATTTAGCAAGAACTTTAGGACAGTGAAAAGGAGATGGCTCAAAACATGCAACTGCACGCCTGATTCAGAAAGGAAGTATAGTAAGGAGTCCTGCTTTAAATGCCAGCAACCTGAAGTTAGCCAAGAGACTTCTTCATCGGAAGAGGAAGATAACTCAAATAGTTTCACGGTGACGGATATTACGGCTGTTTCTAGCAATAACCATCTTAAGTACAGCCTTATTGTGTGCAAACAAATGGTTGGTATCTTCCTTACTGTTTGGGTGAGGAAGGAGCTTGTTCAGTACATAGGTCACATGAGAGCCTCATGTATTGGAAGAGGAATTATGGGATACCTCGGAAATAAG GGTTGTATATCTGTTAGCATGTCTTTGCATCAGACAACACTATGCTTTGTTTGCAGCCACTTAGCTTCAGGAGAGAAAGAAGGTGATGAACTTAGAAGAAACTTGGATGTGATAGAAATACTAAGAAACACCCAGTTTCGAAAGATTTGTAAAGCACCAAATAGTAAAATGCCTGAAAGAATTGTTGACCATGA TCGGGTCATATGGTTGGGGGACCTGAATTACCGGATTGCATTGAGTTACTCAGAAACGCGAAAGCTTCTGCAGGAAAATGACTGGGACACTCTTTTCGAGAAGGATCAG CTTAAAATTGAAAGAGAAGCAGGGAGAGTATTTAGAGAGTGGAAGGAAGGAAAGATATACTTTGCTCCCACATACAAGTATTCCAACAATTCAGATGTTTATGCTGGAGAGACtataacatcaaaaaaaaaaaggagaactcCTGCATG GTGTGACCGAATACTATGGCACGGAACTGGGATAGAGCAATTGTCTTATATACGTGGAGAATCTAGGTTCTCTGATCACCGCCCAGTCTGTTCTGTTTTCTTAATGGAGGTTGGGATTCTTGATGGAAGATCAAAGAAGGAATCACCTA
- the LOC113280472 gene encoding type I inositol polyphosphate 5-phosphatase 10-like isoform X1, with the protein MTLREGGGDNKKKKSFIPKLFSSREKKKDIRNPYDNSSSAPYERCQTFPPDSSVANKCYSAIQSASRFRNLSFSDFPSPMTNILDTDSYRVFVATWNVGGKTPHSGMNLDDFLQVEYQADIYVLGFQEIVPLNAGNVLVIEDNEPAAKWLTLINQSLNTPGVNDVNNPSTSSDYNFSFSQSSKPKASTPRDSKNKLFFQKPSLKTFSKNFRTVKRRWLKTCNCTPDSERKYSKESCFKCQQPEVSQETSSSEEEDNSNSFTVTDITAVSSNNHLKYSLIVCKQMVGIFLTVWVRKELVQYIGHMRASCIGRGIMGYLGNKGCISVSMSLHQTTLCFVCSHLASGEKEGDELRRNLDVIEILRNTQFRKICKAPNSKMPERIVDHDRVIWLGDLNYRIALSYSETRKLLQENDWDTLFEKDQLKIEREAGRVFREWKEGKIYFAPTYKYSNNSDVYAGETITSKKKRRTPAWCDRILWHGTGIEQLSYIRGESRFSDHRPVCSVFLMEVGILDGRSKKESPNSNSNMRVEVEELLPPSSRFLSNR; encoded by the exons ATGACTCTGAGAGAAGGAGGAGGAGacaataagaagaagaag TCCTTTATCCCCAAATTATTTTCCagcagagagaagaagaaggacattAGAAATCCTTATGATAATTCCTCCT CAGCGCCGTATGAAAGGTGCCAAACTTTCCCACCCGACTCCTCGGTTGCGAATAAATGCTATTCAG CAATCCAGTCTGCATCAAGGTTTAGGAATCTGAGTTTTAGTGACTTCCCTTCTCCAATGACGAATATCTTGGACACCGATTCCTACAG AGTGTTTGTAGCAACGTGGAATGTAGGAGGAAAGACTCCCCACAGTGGCATGAATCTGGACGATTTTCTTCAGGTCGAATATCAAGCAGACATTTATGTTTTGGG GTTTCAAGAAATAGTCCCCTTAAATGCTGGAAATGTGCTAGTCATAGAAGACAACGAGCCTGCTGCTAAATGGTTAACACTGATCAATCAGTCATTGAACACACCAGGGGTTAACGATGTGAATAACCCAAGCACTTCCTCTGACTACAATTTCTCCTTTTCTCAATCTTCAAAACCAAAAGCATCGACCCCTAGAGATTCAAAAAACAAACTCTTCTTCCAGAAACCATCCCTTAAGACATTTAGCAAGAACTTTAGGACAGTGAAAAGGAGATGGCTCAAAACATGCAACTGCACGCCTGATTCAGAAAGGAAGTATAGTAAGGAGTCCTGCTTTAAATGCCAGCAACCTGAAGTTAGCCAAGAGACTTCTTCATCGGAAGAGGAAGATAACTCAAATAGTTTCACGGTGACGGATATTACGGCTGTTTCTAGCAATAACCATCTTAAGTACAGCCTTATTGTGTGCAAACAAATGGTTGGTATCTTCCTTACTGTTTGGGTGAGGAAGGAGCTTGTTCAGTACATAGGTCACATGAGAGCCTCATGTATTGGAAGAGGAATTATGGGATACCTCGGAAATAAG GGTTGTATATCTGTTAGCATGTCTTTGCATCAGACAACACTATGCTTTGTTTGCAGCCACTTAGCTTCAGGAGAGAAAGAAGGTGATGAACTTAGAAGAAACTTGGATGTGATAGAAATACTAAGAAACACCCAGTTTCGAAAGATTTGTAAAGCACCAAATAGTAAAATGCCTGAAAGAATTGTTGACCATGA TCGGGTCATATGGTTGGGGGACCTGAATTACCGGATTGCATTGAGTTACTCAGAAACGCGAAAGCTTCTGCAGGAAAATGACTGGGACACTCTTTTCGAGAAGGATCAG CTTAAAATTGAAAGAGAAGCAGGGAGAGTATTTAGAGAGTGGAAGGAAGGAAAGATATACTTTGCTCCCACATACAAGTATTCCAACAATTCAGATGTTTATGCTGGAGAGACtataacatcaaaaaaaaaaaggagaactcCTGCATG GTGTGACCGAATACTATGGCACGGAACTGGGATAGAGCAATTGTCTTATATACGTGGAGAATCTAGGTTCTCTGATCACCGCCCAGTCTGTTCTGTTTTCTTAATGGAGGTTGGGATTCTTGATGGAAGATCAAAGAAGGAATCACCTA
- the LOC113356224 gene encoding uncharacterized protein LOC113356224 — MRQPTVQDTKRILAENEVREFPGMLGSMDCFHRAWRACPMDQAGSHVGYKSIPKIVLQAVASYDKWIWHSYFGLGGRNNDCNVLHASGLFDREINGVTPPCHYQINGRNYNTGYYLGDGAYPMYGCLVQAYKPAANNVKSLFNQYQEAKRKDIQRAFGGLKGKFGIILKPCRYYEKLDMKAIKGVLDNNMCVDMDYRNEDWERITGQEPQPPIQGNVRLPPQILYNPARWAELREELTTHIWQRHGDGLRDGDIPNIVMDDALPEVHEGTTDVDTDEDQYDPQGDGAFYENGE; from the coding sequence ATGCGTCAGCCTACCGTTCAAGATACTAAGAGGATTTTGGCAGAGAATGAAGTTCGTGAGTTTCCTGGGATGCTTGGTAGTATGGATTGTTTTCATCGGGCATGGAGAGCATGTCCTATGGATCAGGCAGGATCCCACGTGGGTTATAAGTCAATTCCCAAAATTGTTCTGCAGGCGGTAGCTTCATATGATAAATGGATATGGCATTCCTATTTTGGGTTGGGTGGCCGTAATAATGATTGTAATGtcttgcatgcttcgggtttgttCGATAGAGAAATTAATGGTGTAACACCTCCTTGTCATTATCAAATCAATGGAAGAAACTACAATACGGGGTACTACCTAGGAGATGGAGCATATCCTATGTATGGTTGCCTTGTGCAAGCATACAAACCCGCCGCAAACAATGTGAAAAGTCTTTTCAATCAATATCAAGAAGCAAAAAGGAAAGACATTCAACGTGCATTTGGTGGTCTAAAGGGTAAGTTTGGTATTATATTGAAACCATGTCGTTATTATGAAAAATTGGACATGAAGGCAATTAAGGGGGTGCTTGATAATAATATGTGTGTTGATATGGATTATCGCAATGAGGATTGGGAAAGGATCACGGGACAAGAACCCCAACCGCCAATTCAAGGAAACGTAAGGCTACCTCCTCAAATATTGTACAACCCGGCGCGTTGGGCGGAACTTCGCGAAGAACTCACTACACACATTTGGCAACGACATGGAGATGGTTTGAGAGATGGAGATATTCCGAACATAGTGATGGATGATGCCTTACCGGAAGTTCATGAGGGTACAACCGACGTGGACACCGATGAAGACCAATATGACCCTCAAGGAGATGGAGCATTTTATGAGAAtggagagtaa
- the LOC113280472 gene encoding type I inositol polyphosphate 5-phosphatase 10-like isoform X3, which translates to MTNILDTDSYRVFVATWNVGGKTPHSGMNLDDFLQVEYQADIYVLGFQEIVPLNAGNVLVIEDNEPAAKWLTLINQSLNTPGVNDVNNPSTSSDYNFSFSQSSKPKASTPRDSKNKLFFQKPSLKTFSKNFRTVKRRWLKTCNCTPDSERKYSKESCFKCQQPEVSQETSSSEEEDNSNSFTVTDITAVSSNNHLKYSLIVCKQMVGIFLTVWVRKELVQYIGHMRASCIGRGIMGYLGNKGCISVSMSLHQTTLCFVCSHLASGEKEGDELRRNLDVIEILRNTQFRKICKAPNSKMPERIVDHDRVIWLGDLNYRIALSYSETRKLLQENDWDTLFEKDQLKIEREAGRVFREWKEGKIYFAPTYKYSNNSDVYAGETITSKKKRRTPAWCDRILWHGTGIEQLSYIRGESRFSDHRPVCSVFLMEVGILDGRSKKESPNSNSNMRVEVEELLPPSSRFLSNR; encoded by the exons ATGACGAATATCTTGGACACCGATTCCTACAG AGTGTTTGTAGCAACGTGGAATGTAGGAGGAAAGACTCCCCACAGTGGCATGAATCTGGACGATTTTCTTCAGGTCGAATATCAAGCAGACATTTATGTTTTGGG GTTTCAAGAAATAGTCCCCTTAAATGCTGGAAATGTGCTAGTCATAGAAGACAACGAGCCTGCTGCTAAATGGTTAACACTGATCAATCAGTCATTGAACACACCAGGGGTTAACGATGTGAATAACCCAAGCACTTCCTCTGACTACAATTTCTCCTTTTCTCAATCTTCAAAACCAAAAGCATCGACCCCTAGAGATTCAAAAAACAAACTCTTCTTCCAGAAACCATCCCTTAAGACATTTAGCAAGAACTTTAGGACAGTGAAAAGGAGATGGCTCAAAACATGCAACTGCACGCCTGATTCAGAAAGGAAGTATAGTAAGGAGTCCTGCTTTAAATGCCAGCAACCTGAAGTTAGCCAAGAGACTTCTTCATCGGAAGAGGAAGATAACTCAAATAGTTTCACGGTGACGGATATTACGGCTGTTTCTAGCAATAACCATCTTAAGTACAGCCTTATTGTGTGCAAACAAATGGTTGGTATCTTCCTTACTGTTTGGGTGAGGAAGGAGCTTGTTCAGTACATAGGTCACATGAGAGCCTCATGTATTGGAAGAGGAATTATGGGATACCTCGGAAATAAG GGTTGTATATCTGTTAGCATGTCTTTGCATCAGACAACACTATGCTTTGTTTGCAGCCACTTAGCTTCAGGAGAGAAAGAAGGTGATGAACTTAGAAGAAACTTGGATGTGATAGAAATACTAAGAAACACCCAGTTTCGAAAGATTTGTAAAGCACCAAATAGTAAAATGCCTGAAAGAATTGTTGACCATGA TCGGGTCATATGGTTGGGGGACCTGAATTACCGGATTGCATTGAGTTACTCAGAAACGCGAAAGCTTCTGCAGGAAAATGACTGGGACACTCTTTTCGAGAAGGATCAG CTTAAAATTGAAAGAGAAGCAGGGAGAGTATTTAGAGAGTGGAAGGAAGGAAAGATATACTTTGCTCCCACATACAAGTATTCCAACAATTCAGATGTTTATGCTGGAGAGACtataacatcaaaaaaaaaaaggagaactcCTGCATG GTGTGACCGAATACTATGGCACGGAACTGGGATAGAGCAATTGTCTTATATACGTGGAGAATCTAGGTTCTCTGATCACCGCCCAGTCTGTTCTGTTTTCTTAATGGAGGTTGGGATTCTTGATGGAAGATCAAAGAAGGAATCACCTA